The Deltaproteobacteria bacterium genomic sequence CCGAAGCCGGCCCAACCACTCGAGCTTGAACCGGTAGTCGTCGTGGCCGACCTCCTTGCCGTTCGGCACGTAGACGGACAGCACGCGCACGCCGTCGACCGTGGCCGCGATCAGGCGCGCCTGGTCGTCCGGACCGCCGTCGTCGAACCCGGTGCGAACGTCGTCCAGCGGGCGGCGCGCCGCGATCGCGACGCCGTTGTACGTCTTTTGCCCGTGCGCGGCGACGCGGTAGCCGGCGGCCGCAAACGCATCGTGCGGAAACTGGTCGTCGGTGACCTTGGTTTCCTGCATGCACAGCACATCCGGTGCGTGTCGCTCGAGCCACGGGATGACGCGGTCGAGACGGCTGCGGATCGAGTTGACGTTCCAGGTGGCGATCTTCATGGCGGCGTCCGCGTGGGTGCCGCCGGGAGGATAACGCGATTGTCGCCGGCCGTCGTCGTGCGATACTTCGCGATCGTGGACATCCGGACGGGCAAGTTCGCGTTCGCGGCGGCGTTCGTGGCGGCGTGCGCGGTGGACGGGGGCGCGCTGCCGGTGCGCGACCGCGGCGACGAGCTGATCGGCGGCACCGAGGTCGCCGACGGCGAAGACGAGGCGGTGGTCGCTCTGACCAACGGGGGCTTTCCGTTCTGCTCGGGTACGCTGGTGTCGCCGTCGGTGGTGGTCACGGCGGCGCACTGCCTCGAGATGCCGAGCGACCCGGCGGTCTTCTTCGGCGCCGATGCGATGGCGTCGGGTCGCCGCGTGTCCGTCGTGCGCCGCGAGGTTCACCCGGAGTGGACCGGGGAGCTGGGCGCCAACGACATCGGCGTGTTGCTGTTGGTGGCGCCGCAGGATCCTGACCTGCCGGTGCCGCTGAACCGGTCGCCGGCGACCGATCACGTAGGGGAGCCCTATCGCGTCGTCGGCTACGGCACGTACGATGTCGTCGGCGGTGAAAACCGGGCCGACGGAAAGAAGCGACAGGGCACGACGACGATCACCGGCACGAGCGGCGCGGACGTGCTGCTCACCGGCGACGAC encodes the following:
- a CDS encoding S1 family peptidase encodes the protein MASFVVQLAERVDEAPVEHRAQRAPLRLAREVLALPRGGVVDVPVVERDVEVAADDGRPRRFFVAVEVAPKPAQPLELEPVVVVADLLAVRHVDGQHAHAVDRGRDQARLVVRTAVVEPGANVVQRAARRDRDAVVRLLPVRGDAVAGGRKRIVRKLVVGDLGFLHAQHIRCVSLEPRDDAVETAADRVDVPGGDLHGGVRVGAAGRITRLSPAVVVRYFAIVDIRTGKFAFAAAFVAACAVDGGALPVRDRGDELIGGTEVADGEDEAVVALTNGGFPFCSGTLVSPSVVVTAAHCLEMPSDPAVFFGADAMASGRRVSVVRREVHPEWTGELGANDIGVLLLVAPQDPDLPVPLNRSPATDHVGEPYRVVGYGTYDVVGGENRADGKKRQGTTTITGTSGADVLLTGDDTVRICFGDSGGPGFVAIDGVEYLAGVHSYTSSSQCVAPMGDTRVDLHADSFIQPFIDENDPACGRDGRCARIGCTDDPDCEPCGPNGECVEDCPLPDWDCPTQEMGEVCQADTQCTTGVCVHWIAQPTTKFCTVECAGDADCPDGMTCQNRDGRTVCYFDGDHEPPGLVGAACEDASDCGAQICEDGVCTMTCDTSIGRLCPQGFRCENRTGEWRCYAPPRSGGGCATGGGGAADGWAVAVAVALAVVAGRRRRLTGRSRRRSAA